A window of the Phaseolus vulgaris cultivar G19833 chromosome 5, P. vulgaris v2.0, whole genome shotgun sequence genome harbors these coding sequences:
- the LOC137834103 gene encoding uncharacterized protein, whose protein sequence is MRVCAIHEPDTWITPYQRYLADDVLLVDSTEARKIKKSSNKFTLIDGELYRFGFTHPLLVCVHGEKCMRIMAELHEGICDSHIRGRSLATRTDRAGYYWPTMREDCKRYAQRCKQCQQHADWHKVPPEELKSIYSPWPIHMWGVDILGPFSVGDQENEVFGYGDRILHEMD, encoded by the coding sequence ATGCGagtttgcgctatccacgaaccagacacatggataacaccATACCAACGCTATCTAGCGGATGACGTGCTTCTAGTGGACTCAACAGAggccagaaagataaagaagagctccaacaagtttacccttatcgacggcgagttgtacaggttcggatttacacaccctcttcttgtatgtgtacatggagagaagtgcatgaggattatggctgagctccatgaggggattTGCGATAGCCACATTAGAGGTCGATCTCTGGCGACAAGGACTgaccgtgcaggctactactggcccacaatgagggaagattgcaagagatatgcccagcgttgcaagcaatgccagcagcacgccgactggcacaaggtgcccccagaagagttaaagtcaatctacagcccttggccgatTCACATGTGGGGAGTCGACATCCTGGGGCCCTTCTCCGTTGGCGAtcaggaaaatgaagtatttggttatggtgatcgaatacttcacgaaatggattga